In Candidatus Margulisiibacteriota bacterium, the DNA window CGTTCGGTTTTTCAGGCCAGAAAAGATAACACGCCGGGCTTTGGCGGTATTGCCGGAGTGGTGGCGGATATTATCACCGTGCCCAAACAGTACGAAGCCGCGGTGGAAGCCGCGCTGGAAAATAATCTACAGGCCATTGTGGCGGAAGACCGCGCCGCGGTCGAGCAGGCGCTCCAGCATTTGCGTGAGCATGCGCTGGGACGCGCGACGTTTATGGCCGGCGGTCTGCTGAAAAACGCGGTCAAAGTCACGCCGCCGCGCGGCGTTTGCGCTGTCGATGTGGTGTCCTGCGCGGAAAAATATCAGGAATTTATCACCAGTTTGCTGGGCACAGTATGCATTGTGGATAATCTTGAACAGGCCTGGAGTGTGTTTGAGCAGAGCGAGGCCAGCGGCTTATCGGCGGTGGTTACGCTGGCTGGCGAGGCGCTGACCGCCAAGGGTTTGCTGACCGGCGGTTCGGTCGGCAAGGAACAGGAGTCGATCTCTTTATTGAGCCGCCAGCGTGAGATTATCGAGCTGAGAAAAGACAGCGAGCAGTATACCGGAGAATTGGCGGCGCTGGATACGGAGATTAAAACTATCGAGCAGCTTTTTGGCCAGATTGAAGAAGAATTAAAAGAACACGCCAATAAATTGAAGCATCTGGAGATAGAGCAGGGCACTATTGCCAACGATCTGGCGCGCCTTGAGATTGACCGCGGCAAATTGGAGAAAAATATCGTCAATAGCCAGCAGGAAATCACGCAGCAGCAAAGCGAAATGGAGAGGATCGCCGGACAAAAACAAAATCTGCGGACTGAGCTGGCCGAGCTGAATAAGCAGCGGGAAGAAAAAGAAAAAATTATTGCAGAAAAAGAAAGCGCCCTGCAGCAGGCGGACGGTGAAAAAACGACAGTCAATGAGCTGCTGACCGAGATCAAGATCAACAGCACCAATGCGCTGGCTGCCAAACGGCAGATTGAATTAAAGCTGGAATCTTACCGCGACAATATTCAGCAGACCGAAGCGCAGCTGGCCGAGAAAAGCGCGGAAAAAGAAACTTTGCGACAAAGCATCGCCGAGGCGGAAAATATTCTGCGGGACACGCAAAATATTTTGCCGGAAATCGAGGGCCGGATCGAACAGTCCCAGACCGGCCTCCATGCGGCCAATCAGGAGCGCGCGCGGTATTTCAACGATCTGGAAGTTTACGACCGTCTGGAAAAAGAACGCCACGATGCCGACCGTGAGGTGCGCGCCAGGCTGTCCGAGGAGGAGATCAAAATGGCGCGCGTGGAAGCTGAGCACGCTGAGATGCTGCGCCGCATGGCCAATGAATACAATCTGACTATCGATGATGTGTTGAAATCCGAAGCGGTGGTGGAAGATTACGAAAAGACACAGGATGAGGTGGAAAAACTCAAACGCCGCATCAAACGCATGGAGCCGGTCAATCTGCTGGCGATCGAAGAGTACGAAGCGCAAAAAGAACGTTTGGTTTTTATCGAAAATCAGTGTGAGGATCTGGAAAAATCTAAAGCCGATCTATTAAGCATTATCAAAGAATTAGACCGCACCGCGCTGGAGGCTTTTAAGGAAACTTTTCATTTGGTAAACGAGCATTTTAAGCAGATTTTTACTTCGCTTTTCAACGGCGGCTACGCCGAGCTGCAGATTTTGGATAATAATAATATTTTGGAATCCGGCATTGAGATTTTGGCGCGTGTGCCCGGCGCGAAAAAAACCCAGTCAATGTCCCTGCTTTCCGGCGGCCAAAACGCTTTAACAGCGGTGGCTTTGCTTTTCTCTCTGCTTTCAGCGCGACCGGGGCCTTTTTGCATACTCGACGAGATCGACGCCGCGCTGGACGACCCGAATATCGGCCGCGTGACCGAGCTGCTGAAAGAATATGCGGAAAAAACACAGATCATTATCATCACGCACCGGCAGGCCATGATGTCTGTGGCGGAAGTTCTCTTTGGCCTGACTATGGAGCAAAAAGGTGTTTCCAAAGTTGTTTCGTTAGAATTGCCCGACAAAGAAAAGGCGTTGCTGGAAGCGTGATCTACCCCTCCGCCGCTTATGCGGCGCCTCCCCTTATCAAGGGGAGGCGATAGAGAGTTATTAAGATATTGAAAGAGGAAGTAAATGGTTGCTGTTATAATTGACGGGAAAAAAATTGCGCAAAATATTCGCGGAAAAATAAAAAACGAAGTTGCCAAATTGACCAGCAAGCCCGGGCTGGCGGTCGTCTTAGTCGGTGCTGATCCGGCTTCGCAAGTTTATGTAAATTCCAAAGAAAAAGCCTGTCAGGAAATCGGTTTTTATTCTGAAGTGCATCGCCTGCCGGAAACGACCGGCGAAGCGGAACTGCTGGCCTTGATCCAAAAATTAAATGTTGATCCTAAAATACACGGCGTGCTGGTACAGCTGCCTCTGCCGAAGCAAATTGATGTCAGAAAAGTTATTCTGGCAATTAACCCGGATAAAGATGTGGATTGTTTTCATCCGCAGAATACGGGCAATTTGGTGAATTATTTTAAGGCTGCCGATCAAACAATGATATTGCCTTGCACGCCGCTGGGCTGCCTCAAGCTGCTGGAGTCGACCGGAGTTTCTTTGTCCGGTAAAAAAGCGGTCGTGGTTGGCCGCAGCAACATAGTTGGCAAACC includes these proteins:
- the smc gene encoding chromosome segregation protein SMC produces the protein MYLKKLEMFGFKTFPDRTVLEFADGRGITAIVGPNGCGKSNIIDAFRWVMGEQSIKLLRGSQQEEVVFAGTEERKPVSLAEVFLTIDNSDHRLPVDYSEVEVGRRFYRTGESEYLINKEVVRLRDVQELLMDTGIGKGSYAIIGQGQVVSLLHNKPEDRRKLFEEAAGIHKYKSRKHATQLKLEAAEQNLFRLSDIRAEIHQQLGPLEEQARTANEYQILKKDLAGLEIGLFKVKLGKLDFFKQEVEQKIAEYKKVVEEADTGARNIAAKKQEFRGKIVELDKQLQDFDSQLQDLRRQKAESANKSDVAKERAGNHRQRLQAVEQEIAQLEANKTALLARQNEAQVELGAVEKSVAELDERLARKNEETRAIVERWQQVNQEIADLKKALTDFLDQVENQKSKLLGLESGETVVAGDLQRVETSLTDFARERAELAQRKGELLERKTFVDSNVDELHARRDELFKQKSQKEDERKTKLARRIEIKEKYDQQSSRLQLLEEMQRTHEGFQKGVRSVFQARKDNTPGFGGIAGVVADIITVPKQYEAAVEAALENNLQAIVAEDRAAVEQALQHLREHALGRATFMAGGLLKNAVKVTPPRGVCAVDVVSCAEKYQEFITSLLGTVCIVDNLEQAWSVFEQSEASGLSAVVTLAGEALTAKGLLTGGSVGKEQESISLLSRQREIIELRKDSEQYTGELAALDTEIKTIEQLFGQIEEELKEHANKLKHLEIEQGTIANDLARLEIDRGKLEKNIVNSQQEITQQQSEMERIAGQKQNLRTELAELNKQREEKEKIIAEKESALQQADGEKTTVNELLTEIKINSTNALAAKRQIELKLESYRDNIQQTEAQLAEKSAEKETLRQSIAEAENILRDTQNILPEIEGRIEQSQTGLHAANQERARYFNDLEVYDRLEKERHDADREVRARLSEEEIKMARVEAEHAEMLRRMANEYNLTIDDVLKSEAVVEDYEKTQDEVEKLKRRIKRMEPVNLLAIEEYEAQKERLVFIENQCEDLEKSKADLLSIIKELDRTALEAFKETFHLVNEHFKQIFTSLFNGGYAELQILDNNNILESGIEILARVPGAKKTQSMSLLSGGQNALTAVALLFSLLSARPGPFCILDEIDAALDDPNIGRVTELLKEYAEKTQIIIITHRQAMMSVAEVLFGLTMEQKGVSKVVSLELPDKEKALLEA
- the folD gene encoding bifunctional methylenetetrahydrofolate dehydrogenase/methenyltetrahydrofolate cyclohydrolase FolD — translated: MVAVIIDGKKIAQNIRGKIKNEVAKLTSKPGLAVVLVGADPASQVYVNSKEKACQEIGFYSEVHRLPETTGEAELLALIQKLNVDPKIHGVLVQLPLPKQIDVRKVILAINPDKDVDCFHPQNTGNLVNYFKAADQTMILPCTPLGCLKLLESTGVSLSGKKAVVVGRSNIVGKPMAILLFQLDCTVTVCHSRTEDLANEVRQADIVIAATGQPGLITGGMIKPGAVVIDVGTNRVNGKLTGDVDFAGVSAAAGFLTPVPGGVGPMTIAMLMQNTLNAYLAQKK